In one Alphaproteobacteria bacterium RIFCSPHIGHO2_01_FULL_41_14 genomic region, the following are encoded:
- a CDS encoding 50S ribosomal protein L30 — MSKGKLRVEQTGSAIGRKDYQALCLKGLGLGKLHRVKEVEDTPSVRGLIRRVSHLVKVEDIKG, encoded by the coding sequence ATGAGTAAGGGTAAATTAAGAGTCGAACAGACCGGCAGCGCCATCGGGCGTAAGGATTATCAAGCTCTGTGTTTGAAAGGCTTGGGGCTTGGGAAACTCCATCGCGTGAAAGAAGTGGAAGATACCCCTTCTGTGCGGGGGTTGATTCGTCGGGTCAGTCACTTGGTAAAAGTTGAAGACATTAAAGGATAA
- a CDS encoding 50S ribosomal protein L18 encodes MNSKKELSNRRQYRNRWAIKSLSKTKKPRLSVFRSNQHIYAQIIDDEKGVTLASASSLDQKLKAQIQKGWNIASAEAVGIALAERAQKAGIKAVVFDRGPYIYHGRVKALAMGARSGGLDF; translated from the coding sequence ATGAATTCTAAAAAAGAACTTTCTAATCGTCGTCAATACAGAAATCGATGGGCCATTAAGTCTCTATCGAAAACGAAAAAACCGCGTCTTTCTGTGTTTCGGTCAAATCAGCATATTTATGCTCAGATTATCGATGATGAAAAGGGCGTGACGCTCGCGTCTGCCTCCTCTCTTGATCAAAAGCTTAAAGCTCAGATTCAGAAGGGGTGGAATATCGCCTCGGCAGAAGCTGTTGGGATCGCTCTGGCAGAGCGCGCTCAGAAAGCGGGGATTAAGGCCGTTGTATTTGATCGGGGACCCTATATTTACCACGGCCGTGTGAAGGCTTTGGCAATGGGGGCTCGTTCTGGTGGATTAGATTTTTAA
- a CDS encoding 50S ribosomal protein L15, translating to MKLNTIRDNRGATSARKRVGRGIGSGLGKTCGHGQKGQKARSGVAIKGFEGGQMPIQLRVPKRGFKRAFVRGPEGSLVNLGSIQDAIDAKKLDAAAVITKENLVSAGLIRSVAGTLKLLAKGDLTAKITIEVDQASKSAQVFVEKRGGQVKLPTIQA from the coding sequence ATGAAGTTAAACACAATTCGAGATAATCGCGGGGCGACGTCTGCTCGGAAACGAGTAGGGCGTGGGATTGGATCTGGACTTGGTAAGACGTGTGGTCACGGACAAAAGGGGCAAAAAGCCCGTTCTGGTGTGGCCATTAAAGGGTTTGAAGGGGGTCAGATGCCGATCCAATTGCGTGTTCCAAAGCGCGGATTTAAAAGAGCGTTCGTTCGTGGTCCGGAAGGATCTCTTGTGAATCTTGGAAGCATTCAAGACGCCATTGATGCCAAGAAACTGGATGCAGCAGCTGTGATTACTAAAGAAAATTTGGTGAGCGCAGGGTTGATCCGGAGTGTGGCGGGTACTTTAAAGCTTTTGGCTAAGGGCGACCTCACGGCAAAGATCACCATCGAAGTGGATCAAGCCTCAAAATCAGCCCAAGTTTTTGTTGAAAAACGAGGGGGCCAGGTTAAGCTTCCGACCATTCAAGCGTAA
- a CDS encoding 30S ribosomal protein S5: protein MAREKSEKIESGLVDKLVGINRVTKVVKGGKNFSFSALVVVGDTKGRVGYGLGKAAEVPDAIRKANEQAHRTMIKVPLREGRTVHHDLIGHFGAGRVVIRTATVGTGIKAGGPMRAIFEVLGIHDVVAKSVGSNNPHNMVKATFEALKNVSSPRQVAARRGKKISEIIGNRETKSSAAENGVSDE, encoded by the coding sequence ATGGCACGCGAGAAATCGGAAAAAATTGAAAGTGGACTTGTTGACAAGCTCGTCGGTATTAACCGCGTTACGAAGGTTGTAAAAGGAGGAAAAAACTTTTCCTTCTCAGCTTTGGTTGTTGTGGGCGATACAAAAGGACGTGTTGGGTACGGGCTTGGAAAAGCAGCTGAAGTGCCAGATGCTATCCGTAAAGCGAATGAACAAGCGCACAGGACGATGATTAAGGTTCCCTTAAGAGAAGGTAGGACCGTACATCATGATTTGATCGGTCACTTTGGGGCTGGTCGTGTGGTGATTCGCACAGCGACAGTTGGAACTGGAATTAAGGCCGGTGGACCTATGCGGGCTATTTTTGAAGTGCTCGGGATACACGACGTGGTTGCAAAATCCGTTGGATCAAACAACCCACACAACATGGTAAAGGCAACTTTCGAGGCCTTGAAGAACGTCTCTTCTCCGCGCCAAGTGGCTGCCCGTCGTGGGAAAAAGATTTCGGAGATTATAGGCAACAGAGAAACAAAATCCTCTGCGGCGGAAAATGGTGTGTCAGATGAGTAA